The following coding sequences lie in one Arachis ipaensis cultivar K30076 chromosome B03, Araip1.1, whole genome shotgun sequence genomic window:
- the LOC107633551 gene encoding oxysterol-binding protein-related protein 1B-like produces MATSTASFRSLGSFSSDRIDSARFSRSNTIAADEYRLAPSAAKIVGQESLRRLPADIRCTSRQSQPQPEQPLGQFHLRVCTARENKLDGKRFCVYTGTKKKIHLKAENKEDRATWLEALQAVKNSTINNSNTFFSPRSSSSVVVTTHRLRQRLLEEGLPEAAIQDSEDIMRTELSHVLNNNHLLHVLDTTEDIDLQNPHIKSKSQNSRDDANSYRTTYDNNSEGSVSDRDAFFDTFDILSTCSESSTGFRPYRFGLDLEHEDVSRRKKLPDPVEKDKGVSLWSIIKDNIGKDLTRICLPVYFNEPLSSLQKCLEDLEYSYLLDQAYAWGKMGNNVMRMICVAAFAVSGYACIDGRTCKPFNPLLGETYEALYPEKGIRFISEKVSHHPMILACHCEGRGWTIWGDSNLKSKFWGRSIHLDPVGVITLQFDDGEVFQWSKVTTAIYNLILGKLYCDHYGTMRIKGNRDYSCMLKFKEQSIIERNPHQVRGVVEDKEGKKVATVYGKWNESLQYEILENSSKGEVEGSNESSKSHLIWKKSEPSEYQTRYNLTKFAITLNEITPELKEKLPPTDSRLRPDQRCLENGEYEKANAEKLRLEQRQRQARKVQEKGWKPRWFAMDKNSHTYCYVGGYWEAREKGNWEACHDIFGQLPTNDTDIDK; encoded by the exons ATGGCAACCTCAACGGCGTCGTTCCGATCCCTTGGCAGCTTCAGCAGCGACCGCATTGATTCGGCGCGGTTCTCCCGCAGCAACACGATAGCCGCCGATGAATACCGCTTGG CCCCCTCCGCCGCCAAGATCGTCGGCCAAGAGTCTCTCCGTCGCCTCCCCGCCGATATCCGTTGCACTTCCCGCCAATCCCAACCCCAACCGGAACAACCCCTTGGCCAGTTCCATCTCAGG GTGTGTACGGCACGAGAGAACAAATTAGATGGGAAGAGGTTTTGTGTGTACACGGGAACAAAGAAAAAGATCCATTTGAAGGCAGAGAATAAGGAGGACCGTGCAACCTGGCTCGAGGCCCTGCAGGCCGTCAAGAACAGCACCATTAATAATAGTAATACTTTTTTTTCTCCTCGTTCTTCTTCGTCGGTGGTGGTTACCACCCACAGGTTGAGGCAGCGCCTCTTGGAGGAGGGTCTTCCTGAGGCTGCTATCCAGGACAGTGAGGACATTATGAGAACTGAGCTATCACATGTCCTCAACAACAATCACTTGCTGCATGTATTGGACACG ACAGAAGATATTGACTTGCAAAACCCACACATTAAAAGCAAAAGTCAGAACTCAAGGGATGATGCCAATTCCTATCGAACCACATATGACAATAACAGTG AAGGAAGTGTTAGTGACCGTGATGCATTCTTTGATACTTTTGATATTCTTTCAACATGTTCTGAGAGTAGCACTGGATTTCGGCCTTATAGATTCGGCCTTGATTTGGAACATGAGGATGTTAGTCGACGAAAGAAGTTACCTGATCCTGTTGAAAAAGATAAAGGAGTCAGTTTGTGGTCAATAATAAAGGATAATATCGGGAAGGACCTTACAAGAATCTGTCTGCCGGTTTATTTCAATGAACCCCTCTCTTCATTGCAGAAATGTCTTGAAGATTTGGAGTATTCTTACCTTCTAGACCAAGCATATGCTTGGGGCAAAATG GGTAACAATGTCATGAGGATGATATGTGTGGCTGCATTTGCGGTTTCAGGGTATGCTTGCATTGATGGCAGGACTTGCAAACCATTCAATCCACTCTTGGGTGAGACATATGAGGCATTGTATCCAGAAAAAGGCATTCGCTTTATATCTGAGAAG GTCAGTCATCACCCAATGATATTAGCATGCCATTGTGAGGGAAGAGGATGGACAATTTGGGGTGACAGCaatttaaaaagtaaattttggGGTCGTTCAATTCATCTTGATCCTGTTGGTGTAATAACTTTGCAGTTTGATGATGGTGAAGTCTTTCAGTGGAGCAAG GTAACAACAGCAATTTACAACCTCATATTAGGAAAACTCTATTGTGACCATTATGGTACAATGAGGATAAAGGGGAACCGCGATTATTCTTGTATGCTTAAATTCAAGGAGCAATCAATCATCGAGAGAAACCCGCACCAG GTACGTGGAGTAGTGGAAGATAAGGAAGGCAAAAAAGTGGCAACTGTGTATGGAAAATGGAATGAAAGCTTGCAGTATGAAATTTTAGAGAATTCTAGTAAAGGAGAAGTAGAAGGGTCTAATGAGTCATCAAAATCACATCTAATATGGAAGAAGAGTGAGCCTTCCGAGTACCAAACAAGATATAACCTTACCAAGTTTGCTATTACACTAAATGAAATCACACCTGAACTAAAG GAGAAGTTGCCACCAACCGATTCAAGATTAAGACCTGACCAAAGGTGTTTGGAGAACGGAGAGTATGAAAAGGCCAATGCTGAGAAGTTGCGTTTGGAACAAAGACAACGGCAG GCAAGGAAGGTGCAAGAAAAGGGTTGGAAGCCAAGGTGGTTTGCTATGGACAAAAATAGCCATACATACTGTTATGTTGGTGGATACTGGGAAGCTAGAGAAAAGGGCAACTGGGAAGCATGCCATGACATTTTTGGCCAACTACCTACTAATGATACTGATATTGATAAGTGA
- the LOC107630903 gene encoding phosphatidylinositol 4-phosphate 5-kinase 1, whose amino-acid sequence MQEGLLTLSHQDIHLNPNNSATPKKKKSQQHSHTLTTTDNLLLPSACIQPARTRSQPASRRVSPSSSSAADDSPTPAAREKTLPNGDIYIGTLSGNAPHGAGKYLWSDGCMYEGEWRRGKACGKGRFSWPSGATYEGDFKSGRIDGFGSFIGVDGDMYRGSWVADRKHGFGEKRYGNGDVYQGWWKCNLQDGEGRYVWRNGNEYIGEWKNGVISGKGILVWANGNRYEGFWEEGVPKGKGVFTWGDGSGRSCAGNWGKEFVNEEGKKSVRCSVDGGRRSVSFPRICIWELDGEAGDITCDIVDNAEASMFYRDGSESENGGESSSCGVSSQKSPCWSLDGDFKKPGQTVSKGHKNYDLMVNLQLGIRYTVGKYTPIVRDLRPGDFDPNEKFWTRFPPEGSKVTPRHQSMDFRWKDYCPMVFRHLRELFAIDPADYMLAICGSDTLREMSSPGKSGSLFYLTQDDRFIIKTVKKSEVKVLIRMLPSYYQHVCQYKNSLVTAFLGVHCVKPVGGQKTRFIVMGNVFCSEYRIHKRFDLKGSSYGRITDKPQEEIDETTTLKDLDLNFVFRLEQSWFQELKWQLDRDTEFLEAEGIMDYSLLIGVHFRDDCSFDELKTSPDDLRGAGKRDAHDDEVLICRGPLIRLGMNMPARAERVCKGGGLDQLVVAGSGGGSSSNSTPSESSSEISDVILYFGIIDILQDYDISKKLEHAYKSLQVDPTSISAVDPKLYSKRFRDFIHRIFVEDT is encoded by the exons ATGCAAGAGGGCCTCTTAACTCTCTCTCACCAAGACATTCATCTAAACCCTAACAACTCTGCTACTCCAAAGAAGAAAAAATCGCAGCAGCACTCACACACACTCACAACAACCGACAACCTTCTTCTCCCTTCAGCCTGCATACAACCTGCTCGGACACGATCCCAACCGGCCTCTCGCCGAGTCTCtccctcctcctcctccgccGCCGACGACTCCCCTACCCCCGCCGCCAGAGAGAAGACACTTCCCAACGGCGACATCTACATCGGCACCCTGTCTGGGAACGCTCCTCATGGCGCCGGAAAGTACCTATGGTCCGATGGCTGCATGTACGAGGGAGAGTGGCGGAGAGGCAAGGCCTGCGGCAAAGGAAGGTTCTCGTGGCCCTCCGGCGCCACCTACGAGGGAGACTTCAAGTCCGGTCGGATCGATGGCTTCGGCTCCTTCATTGGAGTCGACGGCGACATGTACCGCGGATCATGGGTCGCCGACAGAAAGCACGGCTTCGGTGAGAAACGCTACGGCAACGGAGACGTGTACCAAGGTTGGTGGAAGTGCAACTTGCAGGACGGCGAGGGAAGGTACGTGTGGAGGAACGGAAATGAGTATATCGGAGAGTGGAAGAACGGTGTCATTTCGGGGAAAGGTATTTTGGTTTGGGCGAATGGGAACCGCTACGAAGGTTTCTGGGAAGAAGGAGTGCCCAAAGGGAAGGGTGTGTTCACTTGGGGCGATGGAAGCGGAAGAAGCTGTGCCGGTAACTGGGGGAAGGAGTTTGTCaatgaagaagggaagaagagcgTGCGCTGTTCGGTCGATGGTGGCAGAAGGAGCGTCAGTTTTCCCAGGATTTGCATTTGGGAGCTTGATGGTGAAGCTGGTGACATTACCTGTGACATTGTTGATAATGCCGAAGCTTCTATGTTTTACAGGGACGGCAGCGAGTCTGAGAATGGTGGAGAGAGTAGTAGCTGCGGGGTTTCTTCTCAGAAGAGTCCTTGTTGGTCTCttgatggtgatttcaagaaacCAGGTCAAACTGTGTCCAAGGGGCACAAGAACTATGATTTGATGGTTAATCTTCAACTTGGTATCAG GTACACTGTTGGAAAGTATACCCCCATCGTGCGAGATCTCCGGCCAGGGGATTTCGATCCGAACGAGAAATTCTGGACGAGATTCCCGCCGGAAGGGTCCAAGGTTACGCCTCGGCATCAGTCAATGGACTTCAGGTGGAAAGACTATTGTCCCATGGTGTTCAG ACATCTAAGGGAATTATTTGCCATAGATCCTGCGGACTACATGCTTGCCATTTGCGGAAGTGACACACTCAGAGAGATGTCTTCTCCTGGCAAAAGTGGAAGCTTGTTTTATCTCACTCAAGATGACAGATTCATAATCAAGACCGTCAAGAAATCTGAGGTCAAG GTTCTCATTAGGATGCTTCCAAGTTACTATCAGCATGTTTGTCAGTACAAGAACTCCCTGGTAACAGCATTCCTTGGGGTACATTGTGTCAAGCCTGTTGGGGGTCAAAAG ACTCGGTTCATCGTAATGGGAAATGTATTTTGTTCGGAGTATCGCATCCATAAGAGGTTTGACCTCAAAGGTTCTTCTTATGGCCGGATAACAGATAAGCCCCAGGAGGAGATTGACGAGACTACCACTCTCAAGGACCTTGATCTCAATTTTGTCTTTCGCCTAGAACAGTCGTGGTTTCAAGAGCTTAAATG GCAACTTGATAGAGACACTGAGTTCCTGGAAGCAGAGGGGATCATGGATTACAGTCTTCTCATTGGCGTTCATTTTCGTGATGATTGCTCATTTGATGAATTGAAAACCTCACCAGATGATTTGAGgggag CCGGCAAGAGAGATGCCCATGATGATGAGGTGCTCATATGCAG GGGACCTCTAATCCGGCTTGGAATGAACATGCCTGCAAGAGCTGAGAGAGTGTGTAAGGGTGGTGGATTGGATCAGTTGGTGGTGGCAGGTAGTGGTGGTGGGAGTAGTAGCAACTCAACTCCTTCAGAGAGTAGCAGTGAGATCTCTGATGTAATCCTCTACTTTGGTATCATTGACATTTTACAAGACTATGATATTAGCAAAAAGCTAGAGCATGCATACAAGTCACTGCAAGTGGATCCCACTTCCATCTCAGCCGTTGATCCTAAGCTATACTCCAAAAGGTTCAGGGATTTCATACACAGAATCTTTGTAGAGGACACATGA